ATGCAGTTGGAAACCCAAGGACAATGGTGGTCAAATTGTTCCACACAGCGGTCGCAAGTAGAACAGTGTTTTGCACGAAGAGGCCTGACAATCTAAGGAAAAAAGTACTATGAAATTGTGTACAAAATCATTTAAAGCAAGGGTACACAAATTGAGCTAGTAAAGAATGCATCCAACAAGAAGTCAGGTGAACAAAAGAAAGCATTGTTCACCTTGCATGTTGCACAGAGCTGGGACCAATTTCCAGCTAGCAAAGCAGGATTATTTATCTCAATCTTCAATAGAGGCTCCTGCAATAAATCATTAAACCTTTCGATGTTAATGCCATATACACTTATTATATGTATTGAACATATCAAGAGGAGAATTGATGGGCTCACGAGATATTACAAAAAAGAAATCACCCAAGGTAGAAATGGAGTTTATACAATCTTGGGGATGAGAGGGTGTGGGCGAGAATCAAAGTATAGACAAGGATCACAAAGAACAGAACAAAACTCACATCATCTTTCATATTCTGTGTGTCACTCTTATTTAATCTGATGAAACCTGGATCCTTGCTGTAAAAAGGTTAAAAATAGAAAGAttaacaaaataagataacaaAACAAATGACAACTATCTCAAGTAATATCTCAGGTATTTGAAAACAAGAACCATCCAAATATGGATAGAACAGCAACTCATAATATGCATCTATTTATGTGTCAGTTCACATGGCACATTGAAGCTATGTTTCTTTTACATATAGTAGCCTATAGCGTATTCATGAATCATCAGAAGCTATAAAGTCTAAACTCTAAAGTCCATATCACTTACCTGCTACACCTGTAAAACATAGCCAATCCAACAGTTGCAAGTAAAACTCCAAGCCATGCAAGAAGGCCAGTTGCAGCTGTCAGCTTTGGCAGATTTGTTGCTGCAGACGGGACAGAAACGTAGTAAGGAAACCATCAAATAGACATGTAACTGTTCACATGCACACAGCTTATTTCATGTGTAGAAGTCAAGATAGATACCCAATATGACGGAATGAATATATGTGACCAAGAGCAGAAAAATTATACACCAAAGTATGGGAGCAAGTCCTAATTTGGAAATCTTCCCAAGACGACTGTTCCCATCACAGCGTTTGTCAAGCAGCCTCCGGGCATTTCCCTACATAACAGAttcatcaaatttaaaataaaacaaaaaaggcTTTTTATTTGCAACTGGTCAATACATGAACCAAATATAACAAAAATGCTAAGCAGATTTGGAATTATTCATCAAGATAAGTTGGCAAAATTTGCAAGGCATATATTTGGAATTAACAACCCATAGAAATGTGATTCTATTTTGGATGCAAATATATTTTGAAAGGAGGGAGAGCAGATGACATTGTTCTAAACAACTGACAATATTTTGGTTATAAAACACGTACAAGGAAAAAAGCAACTTGTCTGTGATTCTTATCAGAAGCTAGTTGTGCTGGTGTAAGGCCTGTATTATCAGTCACAATCAGGTCTTCCTTCTTGCCAGCCTGTACCAAGACAGTACAAGCCTCCAAGTTACCCCTAATAGCAGCCCAATGAAGAGGAGTGCAACCTGAATAAACAAACAGAAATAGGAAAGGCTATAATGCTTTGAAAATTTGAGATCAAATCATCGCTAACAAAGTTGAGGTTAGAGCTATCTAGCATACCCTCTTTGTCTTGTCGTCCTCTATGTGCATCAAGAAATAATAGAAGACGTATACAATCAGCAAAACCTTTGTAAGCAGCCCTGAAATTCCAACCAGTAGAGAAGAATTCAAGCATTTCATAATGAAGAATTACACCTTTTATTCAATGAAGTACGACCTTTTCAAACATCTCTCTAAATAGAAAATGGACACATGAAACCAAAAAGAATGGCACACAAAGTAAATGAAGACTGTAGTGTACCAAGAGAACTTACACGGCATATATTCCAAGCATCTCCATATTAGAATAATCGAATGTAATTGGAAAATGGAAACTTAATATTGTCAAAGGAAGATTAGGACTGGACCATATGATTTTAAAACcatttcaaaattttcattcTCAGCTTGGACAAATTTTGGATCTACTTCCCACATTATGATTCCACTTATATTCTTCCAATGAACTTCTAGGGTCAATTTCTGTTTTCGATAACCAAACCAACTACAGCAAAAGTTTGAATGGGGAGGATAACATGATGTCATAACCAAGCAAAAACATATCAGAGAGACTCATACTAAAAATGAACTTGTCACTTGTCCGTGTATCAAGCTATCAGCTCCAATGAAGGGCCATGCTTGACTGCAGAGCAGTGAatcaaatagaaaaagaagtCTGAATGCAAATTCTTGATTACCAATGCAAGGGGCTTCTTCCATCATTATCAAGAACATCGGGGTCAGCATTCCATTTTGAAACAATGTGGTAAATGAAAGCTGTCTGACCATATTGAGAAGCAACATGGGTTGTCTGCAtcataataaataaaatcaacaatTTTACCTACACAGAGCcttcaagcaaaagaagaattCATAACTACCAACTTAGTCCAAGTACCCACAGATACAGACGAACAATTGCAAGGGACAGATAACAAACATTGACAGCTAGAACAAATAATCTGTTTCTTTTAGATTTTTCTTGATTCAATTTCTTTAGACATTCATCAAGATTCAATTCATAATTATAGACAAATATAGAAGggcttcattttttacttttattccATATTGAAATTGACAATAGCAGGACAAATTTGGATAGCTATATATATGGTTGGTTTCTAGGGAAAGAGTACATAATAGCTCACTAATCGAGTGCACTTATGCCAAAGATGAACGAGGCTAAGCAATCTGCCAAAGCTATGGCATGTTGAAATGAATTGGTTGGGGAGGGCTAAGTATGGATAT
Above is a genomic segment from Arachis stenosperma cultivar V10309 chromosome 1, arast.V10309.gnm1.PFL2, whole genome shotgun sequence containing:
- the LOC130968728 gene encoding protein S-acyltransferase 24 isoform X2, which produces MNGYQTTHVASQYGQTAFIYHIVSKWNADPDVLDNDGRSPLHWAAYKGFADCIRLLLFLDAHRGRQDKEGCTPLHWAAIRGNLEACTVLVQAGKKEDLIVTDNTGLTPAQLASDKNHRQVAFFLGNARRLLDKRCDGNSRLGKISKLGLAPILWCIIFLLLVTYIHSVILATNLPKLTAATGLLAWLGVLLATVGLAMFYRCSSKDPGFIRLNKSDTQNMKDDEPLLKIEINNPALLAGNWSQLCATCKIVRPLRAKHCSTCDRCVEQFDHHCPWVSNCIGKKNKWDFFVFLVLEVSAMIITGGVTLSRVLTDPMAPSSFGAWLQYVGKEHVGAISFIIADFFLFFGVFALTFVQASQISRNTTTNEMANAMRYSYLRGPNGRFRNPYDHGCKKNCSDFLINGYNEDISIDELGDSEEGIGMTNIGRGSNFANGDSHSRSHSHSERTNGHHVINVNSSSSNHGHRHGHVNGHVHSAHCSHNNHGKARNESIPLGLGLGLGRNSIVAPSS